In Leptolyngbya sp. KIOST-1, one DNA window encodes the following:
- a CDS encoding IS110 family transposase → MPSIIGVEVAKTSILCCAVDSHSIPGDLAQFARSYTPVTLLSNLSGVQTLLELGDIYVLEPTGDYSKIWIDTLKSNGKTVLRVNPKRVTALKAYSGVANKTDRYDAAFLALYGALNLDKASAFLSDFAEDLRAATLHHQFLTRMTGNHQRRLWQLLSHEWPEVCRTASGKKPQQNRDWLYPKPPALWRFIAGQPTNTTARRQAQLDATIGTGLTDLSRALAAQICELERQQLPYEEKISALLESSQFKPYHAVFNAFGFGEMTRAVILSRIYPLSQFLGEDGQPIKTKAPSEKGRYHRRNRSLGAFRLALGLGTQAYQSGQERRHKPAGSKVARTALYLHVQTKIVISGPRGLAQPPKLRSHADYYQSLGEMPYKQAVMKVVSRIVKDLYRELLAAL, encoded by the coding sequence ATGCCTTCCATAATCGGTGTTGAGGTGGCTAAGACCTCAATTCTTTGCTGTGCCGTCGACAGTCACAGCATCCCCGGCGACCTGGCCCAATTTGCCCGGTCCTACACCCCGGTAACCCTGCTCAGCAATCTAAGCGGCGTGCAGACGCTGTTAGAGCTGGGCGATATCTACGTGCTGGAACCAACCGGCGACTACTCCAAAATCTGGATCGATACCCTCAAGTCCAACGGTAAAACCGTGCTCAGGGTCAATCCTAAGCGAGTTACGGCCCTAAAAGCCTACTCCGGCGTAGCCAACAAAACCGACCGTTACGACGCGGCCTTTCTGGCCCTCTACGGTGCCCTAAATCTGGATAAGGCATCGGCATTCCTGAGCGACTTCGCCGAAGACTTGCGGGCGGCTACCCTGCACCATCAGTTTCTTACCCGCATGACCGGAAACCATCAGCGGCGGCTGTGGCAGCTGCTCAGCCACGAATGGCCGGAGGTGTGCCGCACGGCCTCCGGCAAAAAGCCTCAGCAGAATCGAGACTGGCTCTACCCCAAACCCCCGGCCCTGTGGCGCTTTATTGCGGGCCAGCCAACCAACACGACCGCCCGCCGCCAGGCCCAGCTCGACGCTACCATCGGCACCGGCCTTACCGATCTAAGCCGAGCCCTGGCCGCTCAGATCTGTGAGCTGGAGCGGCAGCAGCTTCCCTACGAGGAAAAAATTAGCGCCCTGCTGGAGTCGTCTCAGTTCAAGCCCTATCACGCCGTCTTCAACGCCTTCGGGTTTGGTGAGATGACGCGCGCCGTCATCCTCAGCCGCATTTACCCCCTAAGCCAATTTCTAGGGGAAGACGGTCAGCCCATCAAAACCAAAGCACCCAGCGAAAAGGGTCGCTATCACCGCCGAAACCGAAGCCTGGGCGCGTTCCGCCTGGCCCTGGGCCTTGGCACCCAGGCCTACCAATCCGGCCAAGAGCGCCGCCACAAGCCCGCAGGCTCAAAGGTGGCTAGAACGGCTCTCTACCTGCACGTCCAAACCAAAATCGTCATCTCTGGCCCCAGAGGGTTAGCCCAGCCGCCCAAGCTTCGCAGCCACGCCGACTACTACCAGTCCCTGGGAGAGATGCCCTACAAACAGGCCGTAATGAAAGTCGTCTCACGCATCGTTAAAGACCTCTACCGCGAGCTGCTGGCCGCCCTGTAG